A genomic window from Ignavibacteria bacterium includes:
- a CDS encoding four helix bundle protein — translation MNKSGDNAILDKSFLFAIRIIKLYQYLCKEHKEFVLSKQILRSGTSIGANAEEAHGGISDADFSNKVSTSYKEARETKYWLRLLHAAGYIEQKLFDSLFLDCDELCKLSYAIIDTTRIKKRNKNSRNEN, via the coding sequence ATGAATAAAAGTGGAGATAATGCAATACTGGATAAATCTTTTTTGTTTGCGATCAGAATTATCAAATTGTATCAATACTTATGTAAGGAACATAAGGAGTTTGTTTTGTCAAAGCAAATATTAAGAAGCGGAACATCTATAGGGGCAAATGCAGAAGAAGCTCATGGTGGTATTAGCGATGCAGATTTTTCGAACAAAGTTTCAACTTCATATAAAGAAGCAAGGGAAACTAAATATTGGCTCAGATTATTACATGCAGCCGGCTATATTGAGCAAAAATTGTTTGATTCACTATTTTTAGACTGCGATGAATTGTGTAAATTATCCTATGCGATCATAGATACTACAAGAATCAAAAAGAGGAATAAAAATTCGCGAAACGAAAATTAA
- a CDS encoding EVE domain-containing protein, which translates to MKFFLLKTEPTVYSYSDLELDKKAVWDGVTSPGGLFQIKTARKGDIAFIYHTGGEKQVVGICEITTDPYVDPKAGNPKIYIFDIKPKRRLPNPVTLEQIKIDKRTSDSRIVKEGRLSVQPVDEKVWNAILQMSGLEPNTVFSKNGK; encoded by the coding sequence ATGAAATTTTTTCTACTCAAAACAGAGCCAACAGTTTATTCATACTCAGACCTTGAGCTTGATAAAAAAGCTGTATGGGATGGGGTCACTAGTCCGGGCGGATTGTTTCAGATCAAAACTGCCCGCAAGGGCGATATAGCGTTCATTTATCACACAGGAGGCGAAAAACAGGTTGTGGGAATTTGCGAAATTACCACAGATCCGTATGTTGATCCCAAGGCAGGCAATCCGAAAATTTATATTTTTGATATTAAACCTAAGAGAAGGCTTCCGAATCCCGTTACGCTTGAGCAGATCAAAATAGATAAACGCACCAGTGATTCAAGAATTGTAAAAGAAGGCAGGCTTTCGGTTCAGCCTGTTGATGAAAAAGTGTGGAATGCAATACTGCAAATGTCGGGACTTGAGCCGAATACAGTATTTTCTAAAAACGGGAAATAG
- a CDS encoding N-acetylmuramoyl-L-alanine amidase, producing MPNFKAQISKYFMKHLLLLLAFGFCHLTLYSQNKLDVIYLDAGHGGKDPGTIGDKTGVQEKNIVLPITIKLGKLIEEKYPDIKIIYSRTTDEFSQVRDRTIAANNNRAKLFVSIHANHKKMEESDKKGFEVYLLNKERFPEAVEFTMKQNYQIAFQQFGTDTLDNFIFSSLAHAGYTRFSEYLASIIEVNMLSHTELESRGVFQAGNWVTLGASMPSVLVETGYLSDPQDEIYLSSDKGQNEVAIALFTAFQNYKVLYESQ from the coding sequence ATGCCAAATTTCAAAGCTCAAATTTCAAAGTATTTTATGAAGCATTTATTGCTTCTTTTGGCATTTGGATTTTGTCATTTGACATTGTATTCACAAAATAAGCTTGATGTCATTTATCTTGATGCAGGGCATGGCGGAAAAGATCCCGGAACAATAGGCGATAAAACCGGGGTGCAGGAAAAAAATATCGTGCTCCCTATCACAATAAAGCTCGGTAAGCTGATAGAGGAAAAATACCCGGATATAAAAATAATATATTCCCGCACAACCGATGAGTTCTCGCAGGTCAGAGACCGAACCATTGCAGCCAATAATAACCGTGCGAAGCTGTTTGTAAGCATTCACGCCAACCACAAAAAAATGGAAGAGAGTGATAAAAAAGGCTTCGAAGTGTACCTGCTTAATAAGGAAAGATTCCCTGAAGCAGTTGAGTTCACAATGAAACAAAATTACCAGATAGCTTTTCAGCAATTCGGTACAGATACACTTGATAATTTTATTTTTTCAAGCCTTGCACATGCCGGTTATACCCGCTTCAGTGAATACCTCGCATCTATTATAGAAGTGAATATGCTCAGCCATACAGAGCTTGAATCACGCGGAGTATTTCAGGCAGGTAACTGGGTTACACTCGGCGCTTCAATGCCATCTGTTCTGGTTGAAACCGGTTATCTTTCTGATCCTCAGGATGAAATTTACCTTTCAAGTGATAAAGGGCAGAATGAAGTTGCCATTGCATTATTTACTGCATTTCAAAACTATAAAGTCCTTTACGAATCACAATAA
- a CDS encoding FAD-dependent oxidoreductase: MNDLNLKHGFKFEDLFESAKLKELTQKFYTYYNTSNQSSFERFSNYRDSKGEGFSDLDISNIVIESARYLDSFVVDLFGIKAEAEELKHANETEREILKVRSDFMIKKVFKKFKPADLASMRFSDLNQKVSSFKTNLFPELPWKADEEKATAFMIRTLDEMEQHLRNHLEIMPNGFAFDTKLFTKAKEYYHTTSTISGIKEFTDNITLSDVKNSQGTVEQLRVYEFLKNVIELIQKWCYARMVDSAEKHKIYDWALFHQPMNLDYNNLVHNKVQFEDIPEKIYGEDETLRRRDGFKLTDPRYDNRKVMGEVEYCVFCHERGKDSCSKGMLDKEGIPKKNPLGIKLAGCPLDEKISEMHTLKYEGRSVGALGIIMIDNPMCPGTGHRICNDCMKACIYQKQDPVNIPQIETRTLTDVLNLPWGFEIYSLLTRWNPINVKRPYQLPYNGKNVMVVGMGPAGYTLSQYLLNEGFGVVGVDGLKIEHVHPEVTGGRDSEGNYITPKPVYEYKEIQDELDRRIFLGFGGVSEYGITVRWDKNFLKVEYLTLARRKHFKVYDGVRFGGTIEIDDAWKLGIDHIAIATGAGKPTIVKMKNNLIRGIRKASDFLMGLQLTGAAKKDSLANLMIQLPAVVIGGGLTAIDTTTEAFAYYPIQVEKFLDRYEGSVAEFGEEKVMSMYDEEEKGIVKTFLEHGLAIRNERKRAAEAGEEPNFVPLVRSWGGVTLCYRKTVNDSPAYRLNHEEVIKSLEEGIYYWEKMSPVEAIANEYGAVKEMIFRKQGKTDEGKYIELDETVTIPAKTVIVAAGTSPNVIYEREHPGTFELDEWKQFFQTYKLGEGGELIKTDKNETGFFTSYNKDGKYITVYGDNHPRYAGNVVKAMASAKDGYKELVKLYTDDIKEEQPAGTEDKYKELVNRLDNEFLAVVEQVNILTPTIVEVVLKAPLQAKKFHPGQFYRLQNYETTAATIEGTKMMMEGLALTGAWVDKEKGLLSLIILEMWGSSRMCRHLKKGQRVVVMGPTGEPTEIPKGETVLLAGGGLGNAVLFSVAKALKDAGNKVVYFAGYRNTSDVFKRDEVEEGTDLVVWSNDFGDTIQPRRPQDRAITANIVQAMIAYAEGKLEPNPGDKPLYDLKKINRIIAIGSDRMMKAVQEARFGALKPYINPVHTAIASINSPMQCMMKEVCAQCLQRHVDPETGKESFVFTCFNQDQHMDKVDFNNLNTRLKNNSVLEKLTKFWMDHLFAKANGQFTT, translated from the coding sequence ATGAATGATTTGAATCTGAAACATGGCTTTAAATTTGAAGACCTGTTTGAATCTGCGAAGCTAAAAGAGCTTACCCAAAAATTTTACACTTACTACAACACATCCAACCAGTCATCATTTGAAAGATTTTCAAATTACCGGGATTCCAAAGGCGAAGGCTTTTCAGACCTGGATATTTCCAATATCGTCATAGAATCAGCAAGATACCTTGATTCATTTGTGGTTGATCTTTTCGGGATAAAAGCAGAGGCTGAAGAATTAAAGCATGCAAACGAAACCGAACGTGAAATACTCAAGGTCAGAAGCGATTTTATGATCAAGAAGGTTTTCAAGAAATTCAAGCCGGCAGATCTTGCCTCGATGAGGTTTTCTGATCTTAACCAGAAGGTAAGCTCATTTAAAACCAATTTATTCCCTGAGCTTCCCTGGAAGGCTGATGAAGAAAAAGCAACAGCCTTTATGATCAGAACACTGGATGAAATGGAACAGCATTTAAGGAATCATCTTGAAATAATGCCGAACGGTTTTGCTTTCGATACCAAGCTTTTCACAAAAGCAAAAGAATATTACCACACTACATCAACAATTAGCGGTATCAAAGAATTTACGGATAATATTACATTATCAGATGTAAAGAATTCACAGGGAACCGTAGAACAGCTAAGAGTATACGAATTCCTCAAAAATGTGATAGAGCTAATCCAGAAATGGTGTTATGCCAGAATGGTTGATTCTGCAGAAAAACATAAAATATACGATTGGGCATTATTCCACCAGCCTATGAACCTGGATTACAACAACCTTGTGCACAACAAAGTACAGTTTGAAGATATCCCTGAAAAAATTTACGGTGAAGATGAAACATTAAGAAGACGCGACGGCTTTAAGCTAACTGACCCCAGATATGATAACCGCAAGGTTATGGGAGAGGTTGAATACTGCGTATTCTGCCATGAAAGAGGAAAGGACTCCTGCTCAAAAGGAATGCTTGATAAGGAAGGTATTCCCAAGAAGAATCCGCTTGGCATAAAGCTTGCAGGCTGCCCGCTTGATGAGAAGATCTCTGAAATGCATACATTAAAATATGAAGGCAGGTCAGTTGGCGCATTAGGAATTATAATGATTGATAACCCGATGTGCCCGGGCACAGGACATCGTATCTGCAATGACTGTATGAAGGCATGCATATACCAGAAACAGGACCCGGTAAATATTCCGCAGATAGAAACCAGGACATTAACGGATGTGCTTAACCTTCCGTGGGGCTTTGAAATATATTCACTGCTCACAAGATGGAACCCTATAAATGTAAAAAGACCATACCAGCTGCCTTATAACGGTAAAAACGTTATGGTTGTTGGCATGGGTCCGGCAGGCTACACACTTTCACAATACCTGCTTAACGAAGGATTTGGCGTTGTTGGTGTTGACGGCCTTAAAATAGAACACGTTCACCCCGAAGTTACGGGCGGAAGAGATAGTGAAGGAAATTATATAACACCAAAACCGGTGTATGAGTATAAAGAGATCCAGGATGAGCTTGACAGGCGAATATTCCTCGGTTTTGGCGGTGTATCAGAATATGGTATTACCGTAAGATGGGATAAGAACTTCCTGAAGGTTGAATATCTGACACTTGCCCGCAGGAAACATTTTAAGGTTTACGACGGAGTAAGGTTCGGCGGAACCATTGAAATTGATGATGCATGGAAGCTTGGCATAGATCACATAGCAATTGCAACAGGCGCAGGCAAGCCTACAATTGTTAAAATGAAAAATAATCTCATCCGCGGTATCCGCAAGGCAAGTGACTTTCTTATGGGGCTGCAGCTTACAGGCGCAGCAAAAAAAGATTCACTTGCAAACCTGATGATACAGCTTCCCGCAGTTGTTATCGGCGGCGGTTTGACCGCAATAGATACAACAACAGAAGCATTCGCATATTACCCGATACAGGTTGAAAAATTCCTGGACCGTTATGAAGGCTCGGTGGCAGAGTTTGGCGAAGAAAAAGTAATGAGCATGTATGATGAAGAAGAAAAAGGAATTGTAAAAACATTCCTTGAGCATGGTTTGGCAATACGCAATGAAAGAAAACGCGCTGCAGAAGCCGGTGAAGAGCCGAACTTCGTTCCGCTGGTAAGAAGCTGGGGCGGCGTTACATTATGCTACAGGAAAACTGTAAACGATTCACCCGCATACAGGCTAAACCATGAAGAAGTGATAAAATCTCTTGAAGAAGGAATTTATTACTGGGAAAAAATGAGTCCGGTGGAAGCGATTGCAAATGAATACGGCGCGGTGAAGGAAATGATATTCCGCAAACAGGGCAAAACAGATGAAGGAAAATATATAGAGCTTGATGAAACAGTTACAATTCCCGCGAAGACTGTTATTGTTGCAGCCGGAACATCACCCAACGTAATTTATGAGCGTGAACACCCGGGTACATTTGAGCTTGATGAATGGAAACAGTTCTTCCAGACCTATAAGCTTGGTGAGGGCGGCGAGCTTATCAAAACAGATAAGAACGAAACGGGATTCTTCACTTCATACAATAAGGATGGCAAATACATCACCGTATACGGCGATAACCATCCGCGGTATGCAGGTAACGTTGTAAAAGCTATGGCATCTGCCAAGGATGGCTACAAGGAACTTGTGAAATTATATACAGATGATATCAAAGAAGAACAGCCGGCAGGAACAGAAGATAAGTATAAGGAGCTTGTCAACAGGCTTGATAATGAATTCCTAGCAGTAGTAGAGCAGGTTAACATTTTAACTCCTACAATAGTTGAAGTAGTTCTAAAAGCTCCGCTGCAGGCAAAGAAATTCCACCCGGGGCAGTTTTACAGGCTGCAGAATTATGAAACAACTGCCGCAACTATAGAAGGCACAAAGATGATGATGGAAGGATTGGCGTTGACAGGTGCCTGGGTTGATAAGGAAAAAGGGCTGCTTAGCCTGATTATACTTGAAATGTGGGGAAGCTCCAGAATGTGCCGCCATCTCAAAAAAGGCCAGAGGGTTGTTGTAATGGGTCCGACAGGTGAACCCACAGAAATACCGAAGGGTGAAACCGTCCTGCTTGCAGGCGGCGGACTTGGTAATGCAGTGCTCTTTTCAGTTGCAAAAGCATTAAAGGATGCCGGAAACAAAGTGGTTTACTTTGCAGGCTACCGCAATACGAGCGATGTGTTCAAACGTGATGAAGTTGAAGAAGGCACCGATCTTGTAGTGTGGTCAAATGATTTCGGCGATACAATACAGCCGCGCAGGCCGCAGGACAGGGCTATTACAGCGAATATTGTTCAGGCAATGATAGCTTATGCAGAAGGCAAGCTTGAACCGAATCCGGGAGATAAGCCGTTATATGACCTTAAGAAAATTAACAGGATAATTGCAATTGGAAGTGACAGGATGATGAAGGCTGTACAGGAAGCCAGGTTTGGCGCGCTGAAGCCTTATATAAATCCGGTACACACTGCAATAGCAAGTATCAACTCGCCAATGCAGTGCATGATGAAGGAAGTTTGCGCGCAGTGCCTGCAGAGGCACGTTGACCCTGAAACCGGCAAGGAATCATTTGTATTCACCTGCTTTAACCAGGATCAGCACATGGATAAGGTTGATTTCAATAATCTGAACACACGCTTAAAGAATAACAGTGTGCTCGAGAAATTGACAAAGTTCTGGATGGATCATTTATTCGCAAAGGCAAACGGCCAGTTTACAACTTAG
- a CDS encoding UvrD-helicase domain-containing protein: MNLTSELNEEQRKAVEQIEGPCMIVAGAGSGKTRVLTYKIAYLIESGINPFEMLALTFTNKAANEMKQRIHKLAGATAENLWMGTFHSVFAKILRIEAQYIGFDRNFTIYDDDDSEKVVEACMKELGFSTDNPKPKTVNGYIKGLKNKLVLPEDIGNVTNPFERIAVPVYREYQNRLIKNNAMDFDDLLINPIILFRSNPDVLAKYQNRFKFILVDEYQDTNRAQYEIVKMLAQGHGNISVVGDDAQSIYRWRGAEIENILKFESDFESCSVFKLEQNYRSTKNILSLADEVIKNNKRQIKKTLFTDNYDGEKVTLAEVFSDRDEGMMVVKWILHEIQNRKLNFKDFVILYRTNAQSRVIEDALRTNSIPYIIVGGVKFYQRKEIKDVLAYLKVLVNPKDDEAMTRILKLRDGIGEQTVEKLKAMAKEIAKSIAEVLLVMLEEKNAEGDKAKRRTKIENELIRVAEIIKKYNEVKEGLSPSELARSIVDEIGILRELRNDGTDESMDRMYNVQELLSGISEYTDNTEGATLEGFLQEVSLVTDIDKYDTDKNAVTLMTTHSSKGLEFPVVFITGLEDGIFPLSSSMMEQEEMEEERRLFYVAITRAMQKLYMTYALQRYRFGNVSYQMKSRFINEIDTSKLDYQKSSVMTRHKSRSNREEGSSIKYEFYNNKTSDDVLNDIFREDLGVKKGSVVFHNNFGKGRVLDVSGRGDAKKASIHFDKVGVKNIILKYANLTIK; encoded by the coding sequence TTGAATCTAACCAGTGAGCTCAATGAAGAGCAAAGGAAAGCCGTTGAACAGATAGAAGGTCCCTGTATGATAGTTGCAGGTGCCGGAAGCGGGAAAACAAGGGTTTTAACATATAAAATAGCGTATTTAATTGAATCCGGCATTAATCCGTTTGAAATGCTTGCATTAACCTTTACAAATAAAGCTGCAAATGAAATGAAACAGCGTATCCATAAGCTGGCAGGAGCTACCGCCGAAAATCTTTGGATGGGAACATTTCATTCAGTATTTGCGAAAATTTTAAGAATAGAAGCTCAATATATAGGGTTTGACCGTAATTTTACTATATATGATGACGATGATTCCGAAAAAGTAGTTGAAGCCTGCATGAAGGAACTGGGTTTTTCTACTGATAACCCCAAGCCTAAAACAGTAAACGGCTATATTAAGGGTTTAAAGAACAAGCTCGTGCTTCCTGAAGATATCGGGAATGTTACCAATCCGTTCGAACGAATCGCAGTGCCCGTTTACAGGGAGTATCAGAACAGGCTTATAAAAAATAACGCAATGGATTTTGATGACTTGCTGATAAACCCGATAATTCTTTTCAGGTCAAACCCGGATGTGCTTGCCAAATATCAGAACCGGTTTAAGTTCATTCTGGTTGATGAGTACCAGGATACGAACCGCGCGCAGTATGAAATAGTTAAAATGCTTGCGCAGGGTCACGGAAATATTTCTGTTGTAGGTGATGACGCGCAAAGCATTTACCGCTGGCGCGGGGCTGAAATAGAAAATATCCTGAAATTCGAATCAGATTTTGAAAGCTGCAGTGTTTTTAAGCTTGAACAGAATTACCGCTCAACCAAAAATATACTTTCACTGGCTGATGAAGTAATAAAGAATAATAAACGCCAGATCAAAAAAACCCTGTTTACCGATAACTATGACGGCGAAAAGGTCACGCTTGCTGAAGTTTTCAGCGACCGCGATGAAGGTATGATGGTTGTAAAATGGATCCTGCACGAAATTCAGAACCGGAAGCTGAACTTTAAGGATTTTGTGATCTTGTACAGGACCAATGCCCAGTCCAGGGTAATTGAAGATGCGCTCAGAACAAACTCTATTCCCTATATAATTGTAGGCGGTGTAAAATTTTACCAGCGCAAGGAAATTAAAGATGTGCTCGCATACCTAAAGGTGCTTGTGAATCCCAAAGATGATGAGGCAATGACGCGTATATTAAAGCTTCGCGATGGTATCGGCGAACAGACGGTTGAAAAGCTGAAAGCTATGGCAAAGGAAATTGCCAAATCAATTGCTGAAGTGCTGCTGGTTATGCTTGAAGAAAAAAATGCAGAAGGCGATAAAGCTAAACGCAGAACCAAAATAGAAAATGAGCTTATCCGTGTTGCCGAGATAATAAAGAAATATAATGAAGTTAAAGAGGGACTCTCGCCAAGTGAGCTTGCAAGAAGCATTGTTGATGAGATCGGGATACTGCGTGAGCTCAGAAATGACGGCACCGATGAATCAATGGACAGAATGTATAATGTTCAGGAGCTGCTCTCGGGTATTTCTGAATATACCGATAATACCGAAGGCGCAACGCTGGAAGGTTTCCTGCAGGAAGTGAGCCTTGTTACAGATATAGATAAATATGATACAGATAAAAACGCTGTAACGCTTATGACAACTCACTCAAGCAAAGGGCTTGAGTTTCCCGTTGTTTTTATTACGGGACTCGAAGACGGGATATTTCCGCTTTCAAGCTCTATGATGGAGCAGGAAGAAATGGAAGAGGAGCGCAGGCTTTTTTACGTAGCCATAACACGCGCAATGCAGAAGCTGTATATGACCTATGCTCTGCAGCGTTACCGCTTTGGAAATGTAAGCTACCAGATGAAATCACGCTTTATCAATGAAATTGATACATCAAAGCTTGATTACCAGAAAAGCTCAGTTATGACAAGGCATAAGAGCCGCTCAAACAGGGAAGAAGGAAGCTCAATTAAGTATGAGTTCTATAATAATAAAACCAGTGATGACGTTTTAAATGATATATTCCGTGAGGATCTTGGTGTAAAAAAAGGAAGTGTTGTTTTCCATAATAATTTCGGCAAAGGCCGGGTTTTAGATGTATCCGGCAGGGGCGATGCGAAGAAGGCATCTATCCATTTTGATAAAGTGGGAGTGAAGAATATTATTTTGAAATACGCGAATTTGACGATTAAATAA
- a CDS encoding T9SS type A sorting domain-containing protein — MKTLKVAVAVIFMIITIKISFSQDTNPVMPLTGDSYGSGSNNGILGNLGGVGRYCAIPHNTLLNPAITGSVEAWIYLTAYNESTSCIVQKGNTFYFGVGSNGINHKLFLNTNGTLFSSNDAVPLNRWVHVSASWLQSSPNSLVTFTIDGLSNGGQSLASTWSNNTDSLTIGCSRLLPSTFLNGYIDEVRLWNAARSVSEIARTRFIGVGDGPAANQSAALTTNEDYKYLLASWTFNLGGLVYEDINNLVGFFRGGTAVQFTNIPGQPIPYNLSMYFPGNINSHVRVPNNSAFNLTGGGTIEAWVYCNPPGGYTIISKGSSVANTTFRLYIQGNGLLSLQLGNISNFSGIVPFQKWSHVAVTWSGAGGGNYSLKFYINGKFNSEQLLATSIPINNDPVRIGNLQWDANNNFNGYMDDLRIWSREMTQIEIKANMFNSTRSQTLIGPLVASWDFEGNLNNISSNAGINGTFNTGAANTCRFSGYLNETTTGPISDVFDAHPTTINRKENPSNPFPGGFSLKVPDKTIPAGTTVYDTIFIPGNANLNDIEVFLSVQQPSVSGIIAKLKAPNGQERSLVSINGGQGNGILTFFKDGNTALSSFNAPWSYLAAPFQAFNLFGLTSPQGNWVLSVQNTTGQPEGKLLGWGLRINNTVTGVQPVTGNLPEKFNLKQNYPNPFNPVTTVEFSVPKESKVKLKVFDILGKEVMFLVNQNLQAGNYKIDIDASLLSSGTYFYKMESDGYSDVKKMILIK, encoded by the coding sequence ATGAAAACGTTGAAAGTTGCTGTTGCGGTCATATTTATGATCATTACAATAAAGATTTCTTTTTCGCAGGATACCAATCCCGTGATGCCGCTTACCGGGGATAGTTACGGCTCAGGTTCAAATAACGGGATACTTGGCAATCTTGGCGGAGTAGGAAGGTACTGTGCAATTCCGCATAATACTTTGCTGAATCCGGCAATTACCGGATCAGTTGAAGCCTGGATTTATTTAACAGCGTATAATGAATCTACTTCATGTATTGTACAAAAAGGCAATACATTTTATTTTGGGGTTGGAAGTAACGGTATTAATCATAAGCTGTTTCTTAACACGAACGGAACACTCTTCTCATCTAATGATGCAGTACCGCTTAACAGGTGGGTTCATGTTTCAGCTTCTTGGCTGCAAAGCAGCCCAAACTCATTGGTCACATTTACAATTGATGGCCTTTCAAACGGGGGGCAGTCGCTTGCATCAACTTGGAGCAATAACACCGATTCATTAACCATAGGCTGCAGCAGGCTGTTACCAAGTACATTTCTTAACGGCTATATTGATGAAGTCAGGCTATGGAACGCTGCGCGCTCTGTTTCAGAAATAGCAAGAACAAGGTTTATCGGTGTAGGAGACGGCCCTGCAGCAAACCAAAGCGCTGCGCTTACAACAAACGAAGATTACAAGTACCTGCTGGCTTCATGGACATTCAATCTGGGGGGGCTGGTTTACGAAGATATAAATAATTTGGTGGGGTTTTTCCGGGGAGGTACTGCTGTACAGTTTACAAACATTCCCGGGCAGCCTATTCCGTATAACCTTTCCATGTATTTTCCGGGAAATATCAATAGTCATGTCAGAGTGCCTAACAACAGTGCATTTAATCTTACAGGCGGCGGTACGATCGAAGCCTGGGTATACTGTAATCCTCCGGGAGGATATACAATTATTTCTAAAGGATCCAGTGTCGCAAATACCACTTTCAGGCTCTACATTCAGGGTAACGGACTCTTAAGCCTTCAATTAGGGAATATATCTAATTTTTCAGGTATTGTCCCGTTTCAGAAGTGGTCTCATGTCGCTGTTACATGGTCCGGAGCAGGCGGTGGAAATTATTCTTTAAAATTCTATATCAACGGAAAATTTAATAGTGAGCAGCTGCTTGCAACTTCAATTCCAATTAACAATGATCCTGTAAGAATTGGTAATCTGCAGTGGGATGCTAATAATAACTTTAACGGATATATGGATGACTTGAGAATTTGGTCAAGAGAAATGACACAAATTGAAATAAAAGCAAATATGTTCAATTCAACCAGGTCACAAACTCTAATCGGGCCGCTTGTTGCTTCATGGGATTTTGAAGGTAACTTAAATAATATTTCATCTAATGCCGGAATTAACGGAACTTTCAATACTGGCGCAGCAAATACTTGCCGATTCAGCGGATACCTAAATGAAACAACCACCGGACCCATTTCAGATGTTTTCGATGCACATCCAACCACAATAAACAGGAAAGAAAATCCTTCAAATCCCTTCCCGGGCGGATTTTCTTTAAAAGTGCCCGATAAGACTATTCCGGCAGGAACAACAGTTTATGACACAATATTTATTCCCGGAAATGCGAATTTAAATGATATTGAGGTTTTTCTTTCAGTTCAGCAGCCCAGTGTCTCTGGAATTATTGCTAAGCTCAAAGCTCCCAACGGACAGGAACGATCATTGGTGAGTATAAACGGCGGACAGGGAAACGGGATCTTAACATTTTTTAAGGACGGAAATACTGCTTTAAGCTCTTTTAATGCTCCATGGTCATATCTGGCAGCGCCATTCCAGGCTTTTAATCTGTTCGGACTCACATCGCCGCAGGGAAACTGGGTACTGAGTGTACAAAACACAACCGGACAGCCTGAAGGCAAACTTTTGGGGTGGGGATTGAGAATAAATAATACAGTTACAGGTGTGCAACCCGTTACGGGTAACTTACCGGAAAAATTTAACCTTAAACAAAACTATCCAAACCCTTTTAACCCCGTTACTACAGTTGAATTTTCAGTACCTAAAGAATCAAAAGTAAAACTGAAAGTTTTTGATATACTTGGAAAAGAAGTGATGTTTCTTGTAAATCAAAATCTGCAAGCCGGTAATTACAAAATTGATATTGATGCCTCGTTACTTTCGAGCGGTACATATTTCTATAAAATGGAATCAGATGGATACAGTGATGTTAAAAAAATGATTCTGATAAAATAA
- a CDS encoding YajQ family cyclic di-GMP-binding protein — translation MADNYSFDIVSEIDWQEVDNAINQTRKEILSRYDFKGSKSTIEYSQKDKTITILADDDYKSKAIVDMMQNKFVKRSIPLKSLKYKPQEEAGGNMVRQVVEVLQGISKDNAKLIVKIIKDSKIKVQAAIQDEQVRVSSRDKDLLQQTIQLVKNADLDFAVQFTNYR, via the coding sequence ATGGCAGATAATTATTCATTCGATATAGTTTCTGAAATTGACTGGCAGGAAGTAGATAATGCCATCAATCAGACAAGGAAAGAAATACTTTCGAGGTATGATTTTAAAGGCTCAAAAAGCACGATTGAGTATTCCCAGAAAGATAAAACTATTACCATACTGGCAGATGATGACTATAAATCAAAAGCTATAGTGGATATGATGCAGAATAAGTTCGTAAAGCGCAGTATTCCGCTGAAATCACTTAAATATAAGCCGCAGGAAGAAGCCGGCGGCAATATGGTAAGGCAGGTTGTAGAAGTGCTCCAGGGTATCAGCAAAGATAATGCGAAGCTTATCGTTAAGATTATCAAAGATTCCAAGATCAAGGTTCAGGCTGCTATACAGGATGAGCAGGTGAGGGTATCAAGCCGCGATAAGGACCTGTTGCAGCAGACAATTCAGCTTGTTAAGAACGCTGATCTTGATTTTGCGGTTCAGTTCACAAATTACAGGTAG